In Amia ocellicauda isolate fAmiCal2 chromosome 7, fAmiCal2.hap1, whole genome shotgun sequence, one genomic interval encodes:
- the kcnj13 gene encoding inward rectifier potassium channel 13, protein MAAKRNEVDRKAAAPLMSLRRQRLVTKDGRCTLRTGSRAKGLLYLQDIWSTLVDLRWRWVLLAFCTSFVAHWLLFACLWYLLAHLNGDLGVDHDNPPADHIVCVKYITSFTAAFSFSLETQLTIGYGTMFPSGDCPSAIALLAVQMLLGLMLEAFITGAFVAKIARPKKRAGTIKFSASAVVGHHEGETCVMFRAANMRDSPLTDVRVSAILYQEREDQTLHQTSVEFHLDRLAGHKCPFFIFPLTFYHPLTHYSPLYSALREGNPAHFELVVFLSAAQEGTGESCQKRTSYLRCEIDVDHHFANVLGLDPEGSYEVNVANLSKVLPDRAQTKAEGEKDFVVQLNGDGNDGIAG, encoded by the exons ATGGCTGCCAAAAGGAACGAGGTGGACAGGAAAGCTGCGGCGCCCCTGATGTCCCTGCGCCGCCAGAGACTCGTCACCAAGGATGGCCGCTGCACCCTGAGGACGGGCAGCCGAGCCAAGGGGCTGCTGTATCTGCAGGACATCTGGAGCACGCTGGTGGACCTGCGCTGGCGTTGGGTCCTCCTGGCCTTCTGCACCTCCTTTGTGGCCCACTGGCTGCTGTTCGCCTGTCTGTGGTACCTGCTGGCGCACTTGAATGGGGACCTAGGGGTGGACCACGACAACCCCCCCGCTGAccacattgtgtgtgtgaagtaCATCACCAGCTTCACGGCCGCTTTCTCCTTTTCCCTGGAGACACAGCTCACCATCGGCTACGGCACCATGTTCCCAAGCGGAGACTGCCCCAGCGCCATCGCTCTCCTGGCTGTGCAGATGTTACTGGGACTCATGCTGGAGGCTTTCATCACAG GTGCCTTCGTTGCGAAGATAGCCAGACCAAAGAAGCGGGCTGGAACCATCAAGTTCAGCGCATCAGCCGTGGTGGGGCACCACGAGGGCGAGACCTGCGTGATGTTCCGTGCCGCGAACATGCGTGACAGCCCGCTCACCGATGTGCGGGTGAGTGCCATTCTGTACCAGGAGCGCGAGGACCAGACGCTGCACCAGACCAGCGTGGAGTTCCACTTGGACAGGCTTGCGGGCCACAAGTGCCCTTTCTTCATCTTCCCCCTGACCTTCTACCACCCCCTCACCCACTACAGCCCCCTGTACTCCGCCCTGCGGGAGGGCAACCCGGCGCACTTTGAGCTGGTTGTCTTCCTGTCGGCTGCCCAGGAGGGCACCGGCGAGAGCTGCCAGAAGCGAACTTCCTATCTAAGGTGTGAGATTGATGTTGACCACCATTTCGCAAACGTCCTGGGGCTCGACCCGGAGGGCTCTTATGAGGTGAACGTAGCCAACCTCAGCAAGGTGCTGCCTGACCGTGCTCAGACCAAAGCGGAAGGTGAGAAGGATTTTGTAGTTCAATTAAACGGGGATGGTAATGACGGCATAGCAGGATAA